The proteins below are encoded in one region of Dromaius novaehollandiae isolate bDroNov1 chromosome 9, bDroNov1.hap1, whole genome shotgun sequence:
- the P2RY12 gene encoding P2Y purinoceptor 12 has translation MKATNNFSYFRNDSNCTSDNKISQVIFPLLYTILFLVGITMNGLATWIFFKISSKSNFIIFLKNTVISDILMVLTFPFKILSDAKLVPWVLRGFVCQVTQVVFYFTMYISILFLGLITIDRYQKATSPFRTSTTRSLLGAKILSTAIWISMFTLSLPNMILTNKKKTPKNVKKCALLKSEFGLVWHETVNYICQLIFWVNLAVIVVCYMLITRELYKSYKRTKCAGKAASKKTVNLKVFIIIAVFFICFVPFHFTRIPYTLSQTRHVFECSAQKTLFYLKESTLWLTSLNACLDPFIYFFLCKSFRKSLLNMLCKHAPPSALGTRTAEQNEGDDTEETPL, from the coding sequence ATGAAAGCCACAAACAACTTCAGCTACTTTAGAAACGACAGCAACTGCACCAGTGATAACAAAATCAGTCaagtcatttttcctttgctttacacAATCCTGTTTCTGGTGGGTATCACCATGAATGGCCTGGCAACATGgatcttttttaaaatatccagTAAATCCAATTTCATCATCTTCCTCAAGAACACAGTAATTTCTGACATCCTCATGGTCCtaacttttccatttaaaatccTTAGCGATGCAAAGCTGGTACCATGGGTACTGAGAGGATTCGTATGCCAGGTCACCCAGGTTGTGTTTTACTTCACCATGTACATTAGCATTTTGTTTCTTGGTCTAATAACTATCGATCGCTATCAGAAAGCTACTTCGCCATTCAGAACATCAACCACGAGGAGCCTTTTAGGTGCCAAGATCCTGTCCACAGCAATTTGGATATCAATGTTTACTCTTTCATTACCCAACATGATTctaacaaacaagaaaaaaacacccaagaaCGTAAAGAAGTGTGCTCTCTTGAAATCCGAGTTTGGCTTAGTCTGGCATGAAACTGTAAACTATATTTGTCAATTGATCTTCTGGGTTAATTTAGCAGTCATAGTTGTATGTTACATGCTCATAACCAGAGAACTGTACAAATCCTATAAAAGGACAAAATGcgcaggaaaagcagcatccaaAAAGACCGTAAATCTGAAGGTTTTTATCATTATTGCAGTgttctttatttgttttgtgcCTTTCCATTTTACTAGAATTCCCTACACTTTGAGCCAAACGAGACATGTTTTTGAATGCTCTGCTCAGAAGACCTTGTTTTACTTGAAAGAGAGCACGCTCTGGCTGACATCACTAAATGCCTGTCTAGACCCAttcatatacttttttctttgcaaatcctTTAGAAAGTCCTTGCTAAACATGCTGTGCAAACACGCACCGCCGTCAGCACTCGGAACGCGGACGGCGGAGCAGAACGAAGGAGACGACACAGAGGAGACTCCGTTATAG